The region ctgctgctgctgctgctacTGCACCACCAAATCCTTCAACTGCCATTGTAATGCCATTCATTGCCCCTCCATCTTCTCCTGCATCTTTAATCCAATCTGATCCACCATCTGCTATTCAATCACCGCCTGGATTACTTTCACTCTCTTCTCTTGCGGCCAATGCTTACTCTTCTGGTGGTCCAGCATCCATGTTCACCATTGGTCCATATGCCTATGAGACTCAACTAGTTTCTCCGCCCGTATTTTCCAACTTCACAACTGAACCATCCACTGCTCCTTTTACTCCCCCACCCGAATCTGTGCATCAAACAACGCCTTCATCCCCTGACGTTCCATTTGCTCAATTGTTGGCATCTTCACTGGACAGGGCTCGGAAAAGTAATGGGAATCAAAAGTTTGCATTATACAATTATGATTTTCAGCCTTACCAACAATATCCTGGAAGCCCAGGTGGCCAACTGATATCACCTGGATCAGCATTTTCAACTTCTGGCACTTCTACCCCGTTTCCTGATAGACCCCCTACTCTCGAATTCCGCAAAGGGGAAACACCAAAGATCTTGGGTGTTGAACACTTCTCCACCCAAAGATGGAGTTCAAGACTAGGATCTGGATCATTGACACCAGATGGTGCTGGGCAAGGTTCAAGACTTGGCTCAGGATCCGTGACTCCTGACGGTGTTGGGCTTGCTTCGCGGATAGGTTCTGGGTGTGTGACACCTGATGGTCTGGGGCAGGAATCCAGAATAGGTTCTGGCTGCTTGACACCTGATGGTGCTGGGCCCACCAATCAAAACATCTCTGTGGAAAACCAGATTTCTAGGGAAGCAACTCTTGCTAACTCGGACAGTGGACATCCAAGTAATGCAACATTGGTTGATCACAGAGTTTCATTTGAATTAACTGGGGAAGATGTTGCTCGGTGTCTTGCAAATAAAACTGGGGTATTGCTTAGAAATATGTCAGGGTCCTCACAAGGTATACTGGCCAAAGACCCTGTTGACAGAGAAAGGGTGCAAAGAGACACCGATACTAGCTGTAATGTGTGTACAGAGAAAACAGATGACAAGCCATACAATCGTACAGGAGAAGGAGAGCAATGCTTCCATAAGCAGAATTCTGTAAATTCTTCTAAAGAATTCAATTTTGACAGCAGTAAAGGAGTGGTTTCTGGTACTGGTGGCAGTGGCTCTGAATGGTGGACTAACAGGAGGGTTGCCGGGAGGGAAGGTAGATCAGCCAACAGCTGGGCTTTCTTCCCAATGTTACAGTCAGAAATGAACTGAGGTTTAGTTTACTACAAAATGACTTAACCTGTATGGTATAAAGCAAAAAGGATTTTCCATTTCTCTGCAGAACCTCTAGTATACTGAATGTATATTTGAAGAAATTGTCTTGAATTCTGTTCATCATATGCCTTTAGAAGAATTTGCAGTAAAAGAATGATTGAGCAAGAGTCAGTTGAAACAACAGTTGTTATATTCCTTTAGGACCCAAGGTAGAATGCAAGGGAAGCATAGTGGTAGTAGGTAGGGTACCGATAGTgggttatatttatataattatgtgaaACATTGCTTCTTGCATTTCATCGTTTCAAATATACAGAAATAGCCAAGTATATGTATTCCGTGTTGTGGATTATTGTATTATTTCCTatccaataataaaaaaaaaatattatattatcctTTTCATAATTATCActattcttttttaacaaaaagggGGGAGCAATTGGATTCATAGAAAACCTGCATATTTTGATGGGGTCATACGTTTACATGCCTCTGCAATTGTTTCAAAGGTGGGGTAGTTTTCCAATACATGTGGTGCTCATAGGTGGGTTCCCTATACAGCTCTCTGTTTCTACATGTTTACCTGTATTTGTGCCTTTTAATTAATGCAGTGCAGCAATGGGGGAGCTACACACACCTAGCAAAAACACAACTTGGTACCCATCTGCCACAAACTGAGGCATGGTCCCCTTCCATGAATGTGCAGTTCAAAGGCTGCAATCAAGTCCTTCTGGCTCATCATTTGCTGGTTGGTTCACTTTGATTCGTCATTTCAACTTTTCaatccaaagaaaaaaaaattataaaaatggaaaatttttAGAAAGTGATTTTAATATCAGATGGCAGGGGTGTATGTTTGTCATCCGGGGACCCTTATAGGGTGCATTGCACTGTGTTGTGTTGTTTGTCTTAGTTGTTTCTTCTTGTCTTGCCAAGTCCACAAATGTTTCGCTTTCGGGTCCAACCCTTCAATCATAGGTAGGGATCAAACTTTTCTCTTGACCTTGTCTGAAAAGGGAAAAGCTTGCAATTCACAACCATTGGTTAACCTCCACTGCTAGTTAAAAACTTGCACGATCAAATGCACTATGCTCAACTGAAAAACTGTGTTGCCTTCCTATTTTTAACCTTACCTAGGTTATAGTACCATTTGATATCTTGCAAAGTCTGTACCTTTCTGAATCACTGTCTATATAAAATAATCTTATATTCACTTCTATCTACAACTAAGTTTTTCTGAATTTGTAATGCATTTTATCACttatattactttttgtttGAGTTAAGGAATTTCTGAaacaattttacattattttttaagtaatggATTTTTGCACTGTAATTCACTCTTAACAATCTCACATATTATGTGTTACAACTGACAATTATAATTGTGATTTGACTTGTTCTTCGATGGGGTATAACACGATTATTGATCATGAATCTGGAATTACAATTATTAATTGACTTGTCATTATTTTATCTCATTCTTCTATACTTTCCTTCTCTATTTGTTGTTACGTTAAAATTTTCAATCCTTCACATCACAATTCTTTTGAAGGGAACTTTTTAGCTCATACTTTTCTTCTGCAGCCTCCATAAGTATTAAAATCTTCATTTTTACCTTTCGGtttaaagcttttttttttttcttgaaatgtgaatttgaaaatttctgaTATTGCACAATCTAAAcctaaaacatataatagattACGTAATCCagaacaataatttaaaagttaattttaatttttaagttgtataattcgaaattcaattttaacttttagacTGTGTAATTTAAGAATCTTTTGGATTATACAATctgaaaattatctttttagatatataaaaaaaagatttctAAATAGTATGatcctattttttttatggaaaaatgACTGTACATATTAGTTTCTGATTTCATATTCTTACCTTTTTTTGTAAGATTTCGTAGATTTCACAAGTTAGAAACTTTTTTATGATGTAGAATCCTGGGACATTCTTTCATGAGTGCACAACACAACACATCAACAGAGTGGCGGTGAGTAAGGGGTGACAGTAGGGGTACTTTTGTCTTTCACATACCCTATGGGGTGCAGAAGAAGACCATGGGAGTGCAAAACGAAGATAGGATTGTGAATTGGGCCAGTCCATTTAGAACAGGTAAAATAACAGGTCAGGGTATatgaaattagtaaaataattataattctataCCATTTTTTCACACTCTGCTGTTTTTTAACATTCTAACAACtagtttttgaaatatataataataatttaatgagaTTTAGGAACTATAAGCATCAAAAGTttgagaaaatgaaattcacgtAAGAAAAATTGTAATGAAACATTACCAACAATTACTCATTAAGAATATAACTTTGTTCTTCTACCAAAGTATAGCACTCATGTAGCACAATAGCCAACCCTAATGGGGAtgaatgatattttataattccTACTTATTGTCTTTTCTTGAGAAATTTACGTAAAGaggacattttaaaaaaatattacgaaattgatagattttaaaatatagaatgaATAAATAAGTCGTTTATATAAAACACgtaattgaaaaagaaagacaagtttccaaacacaatattaaattcaataattaagtatatttttagtttatgtaaattaactagttttaattttttaattctcattaattttcatctttataaaatttgaaatcattgttatttatttgcgttaattttgattttagtcTGAAtgttcttttataaattttatcccTCCAAAATTTCGAATCACTACTTTTATtctctaatatttattttaagatacataactaacatttattttaaaagttttaataacttttttaagtGTAACTACAATGCAAAAATAGAATCAAATCGTTAGGTTAGGAGGACAAAATTTtcgttataattttatatgcacaaaattttatataaacttttaaaatgatttaaatttcattaataggtttaaaaatattaataaaaagttatatttacatttataatctcacaatttctaaaaaaaaatataagagaagaaatttacaaagaatatttaattcacaaaaaatttATAGTCAAATAATAAAGGATTGTTAAcagaaaatattaaagatataattatttatatcattaaaatagtaataataaaggatggaaaatattattgaatatccATGGATAATATAACATttccaataaatataaatttagtgaGAAACATAAAATTTGTAACTAAAATTAGAATCATTATTTGTGGCATTACCAAGCTTGACTTGTTCCCATTATATTTGCTTTCCCTTTGTGAATGACATAAAGAGTTGAagctctttttcttctttccgaCAATGACATACCGTTATCAGTTTACCCATTCACATGGCAGTTCCTACAACCCTAAATTTTCAATTGAAGACATGTTGTTGTAACTTCCCACTCCAAGCTTCTATAATCTTAGTTATTAAAGTGGTGGTTCCAACTAATGATATTAAAAGCATACAAATAATCCACATACTATGccataaaatatttactaaaaaatgatataatataatattaaaagtatacGTATCTTGTATGATATTAAGACCTAGATAGACGATAAAGATAAtagttttgaatattttatggtatatttataataattgtttacTTTACATTagtttacattaaaatatttcattcacCAATTAATCTATGAATCAAAATCGGCTTGTAAGATGAAATTTGCACAATTGAGGTATATTTATCTCGTGCGTAGAATTAGAAAATAGTGGATGGTCCGTTAGCGACCCGATAGCGGGTGGAATAGAATATCCAAGAAGATAGACTCTAATCTAACTCTGATATCATGTTAGAAGTGAagtttaagcctaactcaatcccacaaaaccgacttgtaagGCGAGGTTTGtaccccacttatatattatgaattgaccttatctctagtcgatgtggaaTTTCCAACAAATGTCATTTGGATGAGAAATATGCAGTTAATGTTTCATGAAAAATATTCGATGTATATCTAATGTGGATAGACGCTACATGTAGAAGAAAGCCTTATTTGAAGATCTCAACGACTAAAAGGGATTTATGACGTCTCTTTCTTCTTAACttctatatataaaagatttatttaagAATAAAGGACTGACAATAACCAACATACGAATGTATGCTCTAGCTCAAGTCCTAGTTGTGAGAAAAACAATGTTTATGTtctttaacaagttaaaatatatagttttttggATATCAATCACCTTTGGACATTAGCTTCTTTTAATTAGTAAACTTGTAATCATTTACATCACACTCTTCTTGAAACAAAGTTAGGGTTTACGTGCATGAATGGTGCGTGAACGGCGCGCGAACAGTGCACGAATGGTGCGCGAACGACGTGACAATCGGTGCGGCGAATGGCGCGACGAACGAAATGGCGAATCGAGCGACGAACGAAGTGGTGAATCGAGCGATGACGACAAAGCGAAACAAAGTTAGgattttaaagaaagaaaatggagACGAGAaagtataattttgaaaaaagaacggagacgagaaagagaaaatagggaaagaaaaaaattaggattTTAAAGATAGTATGACAGGTTTCTCTAAACctgtcataatatatttttaacataatttcaattttttcatcgTGCCCATCTATTATAATAGGTCCTCGACCTCTGTCATAATAAATTTTCCCTTTTCACTTATTATGACAGATCCCTTTTTACCAGTCATAAtaattgttacttttattacaaaaatgccaccagtCAACTTATTATGATAGGTGGTTTATACCTGTCATAATAAGTCATCATAGATTCCTCTTTTTTCACTAGTGTGTGTTTCaaataatacttaatttaaCTAGAAGTGAGTGctttaaataatatcaaatcTTAGTCAGAACCAAGTGCATTTcgaataatattttgttttagtcAAAAGCGATCAAAGTCCAAAAGATACTTACCTATGTTTTGCAGCaataatttgtttagtaaaaCTTGATTGTGTGATCAAGaatttaatgtaagtttataatgaactaatatgaaaaaaaaaattcttctcaACTCTTTAAAATGACATTATTAAATTACAACTAACCAAAAGAAGAGGAGTTTTCTAAACTAAGGTTTACAAAATATACTGAGAGAGTTTGATGTCATGCCAAAACTTCATCATCTAACTGACTTTATCTAACTTTATCTTGCGTAGATTTATGTAAACATCTAAAGAGTACACCTTTCAAGTCAAAACTTCGTCTGTCTGTTCT is a window of Vigna unguiculata cultivar IT97K-499-35 chromosome 4, ASM411807v1, whole genome shotgun sequence DNA encoding:
- the LOC114181942 gene encoding uncharacterized protein LOC114181942 isoform X1, with the translated sequence MFSSSPAMGSRNNTTLETVSAAATAIVTAESRVQPTAAPKKRWGGCWSQYWCFGSCKSSKSSKRIGHAVLVPEPVAPTGPAAAAAATAPPNPSTAIVMPFIAPPSSPASLIQSDPPSAIQSPPGLLSLSSLAANAYSSGGPASMFTIGPYAYETQLVSPPVFSNFTTEPSTAPFTPPPESVHQTTPSSPDVPFAQLLASSLDRARKSNGNQKFALYNYDFQPYQQYPGSPGGQLISPGSAFSTSGTSTPFPDRPPTLEFRKGETPKILGVEHFSTQRWSSRLGSGSLTPDGAGQGSRLGSGSVTPDGVGLASRIGSGCVTPDGLGQESRIGSGCLTPDGAGPTNQNISVENQISREATLANSDSGHPSNATLVDHRVSFELTGEDVARCLANKTGVLLRNMSGSSQGILAKDPVDRERVQRDTDTSCNVCTEKTDDKPYNRTGEGEQCFHKQNSVNSSKEFNFDSSKGVVSGTGGSGSEWWTNRRVAGREGRSANSWAFFPMLQSEMN
- the LOC114181942 gene encoding uncharacterized protein LOC114181942 isoform X2, producing MPFIAPPSSPASLIQSDPPSAIQSPPGLLSLSSLAANAYSSGGPASMFTIGPYAYETQLVSPPVFSNFTTEPSTAPFTPPPESVHQTTPSSPDVPFAQLLASSLDRARKSNGNQKFALYNYDFQPYQQYPGSPGGQLISPGSAFSTSGTSTPFPDRPPTLEFRKGETPKILGVEHFSTQRWSSRLGSGSLTPDGAGQGSRLGSGSVTPDGVGLASRIGSGCVTPDGLGQESRIGSGCLTPDGAGPTNQNISVENQISREATLANSDSGHPSNATLVDHRVSFELTGEDVARCLANKTGVLLRNMSGSSQGILAKDPVDRERVQRDTDTSCNVCTEKTDDKPYNRTGEGEQCFHKQNSVNSSKEFNFDSSKGVVSGTGGSGSEWWTNRRVAGREGRSANSWAFFPMLQSEMN